The Kineococcus endophyticus genome includes a region encoding these proteins:
- the rsgA gene encoding ribosome small subunit-dependent GTPase A, with translation MSPRQRGPVGRFDEDDVRIRPNRRGSRPRTKDRPAHADAVAGFVVAVDRGRSTCLVGEGGAHARLVTAMRARELGRQGVVVGDRVGLVGDVTGATDTLARIVRIDERRTSLRRSADDTDPIERVVVANADQLVVVTAVADPAPRSRLVDRCLVAAYDAGMTPLLCLTKGDLRPASEVLDTWAPLGLDAVVTSRGPDGLAGLDAVRERLAGRVSVLVGHSGVGKSTLVNALVPDAARATGHVNAVTGRGRHTSTSMAALALPGGGWVVDTPGVRSFGLAHVAPESVLRAFPDLLPGEAECPRGCTHDEADCALDAWVEQGRAGAAGPARLQSFRRLLAARRSTRDDAAAP, from the coding sequence CGCCCGGCCCACGCCGACGCCGTCGCGGGGTTCGTCGTGGCGGTCGACCGCGGCCGCTCGACGTGCCTGGTCGGCGAGGGCGGTGCGCACGCACGGCTCGTGACGGCCATGCGCGCGCGGGAGCTGGGCCGCCAGGGCGTCGTCGTGGGCGACCGCGTCGGGCTCGTCGGGGACGTCACGGGCGCCACGGACACCCTGGCGCGCATCGTGCGCATCGACGAGCGCCGCACGTCCCTGCGGCGCTCGGCCGACGACACCGACCCGATCGAGCGCGTCGTCGTGGCCAACGCCGACCAGCTCGTCGTCGTGACGGCCGTCGCCGACCCCGCACCGCGCTCGCGCCTGGTCGACCGCTGCCTCGTCGCGGCCTACGACGCCGGGATGACGCCGTTGCTGTGCCTGACCAAGGGCGACCTGCGGCCGGCGTCGGAGGTGCTGGACACGTGGGCCCCCCTCGGGCTGGACGCCGTCGTCACCTCCCGCGGCCCCGACGGGCTGGCGGGGCTGGACGCCGTCCGCGAGCGCCTGGCCGGCCGGGTCAGCGTGCTCGTGGGGCACTCCGGGGTGGGCAAGTCGACGCTGGTCAACGCGCTCGTGCCGGACGCCGCGCGCGCGACGGGGCACGTCAACGCCGTGACCGGGCGGGGCCGGCACACGTCCACGTCCATGGCCGCGCTGGCGCTGCCCGGTGGCGGCTGGGTCGTCGACACCCCGGGCGTCCGCTCGTTCGGCTTGGCGCACGTGGCCCCGGAGTCGGTGCTGCGGGCCTTCCCGGACCTGCTGCCCGGGGAGGCCGAGTGCCCGCGCGGGTGCACCCACGACGAGGCGGACTGCGCCCTGGACGCCTGGGTGGAGCAGGGCCGGGCGGGGGCAGCCGGGCCCGCTCGGCTGCAGTCGTTCCGCCGGTTGCTGGCCGCCCGGCGCAGCACGCGCGACGACGCCGCGGCGCCATGA